Proteins encoded together in one Impatiens glandulifera chromosome 1, dImpGla2.1, whole genome shotgun sequence window:
- the LOC124935238 gene encoding cytochrome P450 78A5-like has protein sequence MTPEILSLFGPLAGYTSLLTFDFILFASLFAAVSFLFLAPGGLAWALSKSRLGSQQGSAIPGPSGLPLLGLVFTFTGSLTHRALAKLSESLKATQLMAFSIGFTRFIISSEPETAKEILSSSAFADRPVKESAYELLFHRAMGFAPFGEYWRNLRRISATYLFSPRRINAAGEFRAEAGLKMVNQVKSSMAVDGRVGIKSILHFGSLNNVMMTVFGKSYEFDQNRAESAQLESLVSEGYELLGIFNWSDHFPLLGWMDLQGVRKRCKALVDRVNVFVGKIIDDHKMKRMNDEGAVTDVESSGDFVDVLLDLENENKLSDSDMIAVLWEMIFRGTDTVAILLEWILARMVLHPDIQSKAQAEIDALNRPISDQDIQNLPYLQAIVKETLRMHPPGPLLSWARLAIHDTKLAGGHFIPAGTTAMVNMWAITHDEKVWADAGVFRPERFVEEEVSIMGSDLRLAPFGAGRRVCPGKALGLATVQLWLGQMLQNFKWMPVEDEAVDLSEVLKLSMEMERPLVCKAVVRA, from the exons GGCTCCCGGCGGTCTAGCATGGGCTCTTTCCAAAAGCCGACTAGGGTCCCAGCAGGGATCCGCCATACCTGGCCCATCTGGGTTACCTTTACTAGGACTTGTTTTCACTTTCACTGGCTCTCTTACTCATCGTGCCCTGGCTAAGCTGTCTGAAAGCTTAAAGGCCACCCAGCTTATGGCGTTTTCTATCGGTTTCACCCGTTTTATTATCTCGTCCGAACCCGAAACGGCGAAAGAAATCCTCAGTAGCTCCGCCTTCGCCGACCGTCCGGTGAAAGAATCTGCTTACGAGCTTCTTTTTCATCGGGCGATGGGGTTCGCTCCGTTCGGTGAGTACTGGAGAAATCTGAGAAGGATTTCAGCGACTTATCTGTTCAGTCCTAGACGTATCAACGCTGCGGGTGAGTTTCGCGCTGAGGCTGGGCTTAAGATGGTTAATCAGGTGAAGAGTTCGATGGCTGTAGATGGTCGTGTTGGAATCAAAAGCATCTTGCATTTTGGATCGTTAAACAATGTGATGATGACTGTGTTTGGGAAATCTTACGAGTTTGATCAAAACAGAGCCGAGTCTGCTCAGCTTGAAAGCCTTGTTAGTGAAGGTTATGAACTGTTGGGTATCTTTAACTGGAGTGATCATTTTCCACTTCTGGGTTGGATGGATCTTCAAGGTGTGAGGAAGAGATGCAAGGCTTTGGTTGATAGGGTGAATGTTTTTGTTGGTAAGATCATTGATGATCATAAGATGAAGCGTATGAATGATGAAGGTGCTGTAACCGACGTCGAAAGCTCCGGTGATTTCGTTGATGTTTTGCTTGATTTGGAGAATGAGAACAAGCTTAGTGACTCTGACATGATTGCTGTTCTTTGG gaAATGATTTTCAGAGGAACAGACACAGTTGCCATTCTCCTTGAATGGATTCTCGCAAGAATGGTCCTTCATCCCGACATACAATCCAAAGCTCAGGCCGAAATCGACGCCCTAAACCGACCGATATCCGACCAGGACATCCAAAACCTACCATACCTCCAGGCTATTGTCAAAGAGACACTCAGAATGCATCCTCCGGGTCCTCTTCTCTCATGGGCAAGGCTGGCAATTCACGATACCAAACTCGCCGGCGGTCACTTTATCCCTGCCGGAACTACTGCCATGGTCAACATGTGGGCTATAACCCACGATGAGAAGGTGTGGGCTGACGCCGGTGTGTTCAGGCCGGAGAGGTTTGTTGAGGAGGAAGTTAGCATCATGGGTTCTGATCTAAGGTTGGCTCCCTTCGGCGCCGGAAGGAGGGTTTGTCCTGGGAAAGCTTTGGGTTTGGCAACTGTTCAACTCTGGCTTGGACAGATGCTTCAGAACTTCAAATGGATGCCTGTCGAGGATGAAGCTGTTGATTTGTCTGAGGTTCTTAAGCTTTCAATGGAGATGGAACGCCCTCTGGTTTGCAAGGCCGTCGTTAGGGCTTAG